From the genome of Chloroflexota bacterium:
GCGTATAGACGTATTCGAGCACTTGCCCCATGCCATAGAAGCCAACCGGGCGCGCCATTTCCGGGTCGATAGAGCCGCGGATCAACTCGGCGGGTAAGGTCAGGATGAGTTTTATATCCTGATATGTGGCAACACCCCCCATTGTCAGGGCTTCGAAAAATGTGATGGGTCGAGTTGGGTTGCTCATGGCAATACCGATGGCTCCCTCGGGTGGGGGTGGATTGCGCGGGATAACAGAAGACTGGATGATTTCGCCCTCTCGTTGGACGCTGATTGAAATACTCTCGCCCAGGTTGGCGTAGATGATCTCGTGTAGCATATCAACCCCGCTGATTTCCGAACCGTCTGCGTTAATAATTAGGTCGCCAATTTGCAGCTCGGCCTGACTGGCGGGTGAATCGGGCTGGATATCCACGATGAGCACTTTACTGTAATCGGGAGCGCCAAGTTGGGTGAAAATGACCGCGTAGATGAGTACAGCCGCGAGCAGGTTCATCAGCGGCCCGGCGGCAAAAATTGCCAGGCGCGCCCAGGGGCTGGCAGCGTGCAGGCTGTCGGGCGCATCGTCTTCTTCAGTTTCACCTTTGAGACGTACGAACCCACCCAGGGGGAGCCAGTTGAGCGTGTATTTGGTGCCTTTTGCTTCAAATAGTGTCAGCGCGCGGGGCGGGATACCGATCCCAAACTCCTCTACTTTTACCTTAAATAAACGTGCCGCGGCAAAGTGGCCGATTTCATGCAGAATGATCAGCGTAGAAAGCGCTATGATCAGTTGGATTATCACGGTTGTGGACATTCGAATACCTTTGTTGAGAAATTTGTATCTTGCGAGTATAACTTCGGAAACACTTGCCGAAGCCATTTGTCTTTGTTTTATTTGAGTAGGACTTGCGCACTTTCGCAAGAAAAAGCCCGAAAATAGGGGTGTGTAGGTCCTATTGAGATTATATCCCTACTTGGTAGGAGCGGGTAGTAGAGAATGCCGCGGGGAATTATTTCTAACAGGGTTCTAATCTGGCTGCGCCGCCGGGTGAAGCGCAGACGACACTTTTTACACCTGGAATCGCTTCAAGCCGCGCGATGATTTGCACCTGATTTTCTTGCAAGCCAAGCACATGCACGTTTGGCCCGGCATCAATCGTATAACACACGGACAGGCCGCTTTTTCGCCAGGCGCGCACGGCGTGCATTACCGCCAGCGTTTCGGGTTGCCAGTAGAGCAACGCGGGATTGGAGGTCATCATGACGGCGTGCATCAGGTTGCAATCGAGTTCAGTGATCTGCGCAAAGGCGTCAAAATCTCGGTTGATGATTGCTTGTCGGCAGGTTTCGAGGTGTTGCGGCGTTTGTTGGATGCGGATTTGCTGGAGGGGGCTGGTGCTTGCCAGAGGGTGCCCATCGGAGGAGCCAGTGGATTTATGCTCCTGGCTGATAATGGCGACACAATCTACTAAATTCCAGTGATTGGGTGGCGCGATGGAGGTTGCGAATGAATCGGTTTTGTTCTGCCCGGCTTTCCATTCCACGAAGCCCGCCGGGATTGACCGACAGGCAGACCCGGAACCGCGCCGCGCTAGCCGCGATAGCGCGGCTTCATCGAGTTGCAATCCTGCCGCGCTGCTGGCTGCCAGGCTAAGCGCCGCGAACGCCGAAGCCGAGGATGCGATTCCGGTTCCCATCGGGAAGTTATTTTCACTATCAACCCGTGCAAACCAGAAAATGCCAGCCTGTTTTCGAATCAGCGCCAAAAACTCACTGACCCGCTTGAG
Proteins encoded in this window:
- a CDS encoding site-2 protease family protein, yielding MSTTVIIQLIIALSTLIILHEIGHFAAARLFKVKVEEFGIGIPPRALTLFEAKGTKYTLNWLPLGGFVRLKGETEEDDAPDSLHAASPWARLAIFAAGPLMNLLAAVLIYAVIFTQLGAPDYSKVLIVDIQPDSPASQAELQIGDLIINADGSEISGVDMLHEIIYANLGESISISVQREGEIIQSSVIPRNPPPPEGAIGIAMSNPTRPITFFEALTMGGVATYQDIKLILTLPAELIRGSIDPEMARPVGFYGMGQVLEYVYTQDSPVADSPINLNVLSFFAWISMTLGVLNLLPIPALDGGRILFILPEIIFRKRISMEWQSILITISFTALIALMLYINLLDFINPVQLPQ
- the mvaD gene encoding diphosphomevalonate decarboxylase, producing NIAFIKYWGNRDQVLRLPATGSISMNLEGLATRTRVTFDAALKQDQLHINGKPADPQALKRVSEFLALIRKQAGIFWFARVDSENNFPMGTGIASSASAFAALSLAASSAAGLQLDEAALSRLARRGSGSACRSIPAGFVEWKAGQNKTDSFATSIAPPNHWNLVDCVAIISQEHKSTGSSDGHPLASTSPLQQIRIQQTPQHLETCRQAIINRDFDAFAQITELDCNLMHAVMMTSNPALLYWQPETLAVMHAVRAWRKSGLSVCYTIDAGPNVHVLGLQENQVQIIARLEAIPGVKSVVCASPGGAARLEPC